DNA sequence from the Patagioenas fasciata isolate bPatFas1 chromosome 19, bPatFas1.hap1, whole genome shotgun sequence genome:
TGGAAGCGCAGTGCATCGCTGCCTTCTACCTCTGCATGGAGGCTGCCATCAAAACCAGGCAGAAGAAAGCAAAGGTAAAGGGTAGGTTGACCTGCAGGAAGCAGGTGTGAAAGGGCAGGGGTGCCACAACCGCACCTTGGTGTCCTTTGCTCCCCTTTGAGCTCACTGAGTACCCTGTTTTTGACTGGCCTGGCACAGGTTGTGCAGAGGAGGAGCAAAAGCAAAGTGTCATCTCCCTGCTTTTCATCCCCAGATTTTCAGTGAGATTGGGGCTACGCAGAGCCTGAAGAGGGTAGTGTGCTActccaccagcagcaccacctCCTCCCTGGCCAAAAAGGTGCTGCGCATGATAGGGGAGGAGGTTCCTCGGCGCATCCTGCCCACGGTTCCCAACTGGAAGCCCTGCGAGGTGCAGACGTGGCTGCAGCAGATCGGATTCAACAAATACTGCCAGAGCTTCCTGGTAGGGCTGTGTGCTGGGGAAGGGACACCTGGATGGGCCCTTTTTCCCCATCTTGCAGCAGAGGTGTAAGCATCTCACCCAACAGCTTTTCCTGGGACCTTTCCAGCCTGGGTTTCTCTTGGCAGGACCACCAGGTGGATGGGGACATTCTCCTGAGGCTGACagaggaggagctgcaggaggatttggggatggacTCCAGCATCACTCGGAAGAGGTAGGACCCCCAGCAGGGAACGCCAGCCTTTCCCATGGTTATCACCACGGTGGCAGAGCCAGGGAGGAGATCTGTGCCTTTCTTCTCTTGCAAATGCAAGAATAGAGATCCTGAGAACGCAACACCTGGACTACCAGGGCTTTTCCAGTGCCAAATGCAGTCCCAGAGGGATTCCTGCACTGGGGCCAATGCACTGGAGAGGTGTGGGGTGGCAAGAGACCACATATGGCACAGGGGACCTGGGATCCTGCAAGTTACCCAGGAAGATGGGAACTTACCCGAGATTCTCCTTGCTCAGTTGAGCTCCTCATACCTCCATGTCCTGAGGACCAACTCTCCCCCAGTCACACTGTCTCTTTGTCTTTACCTCACTCTTCACCACGACATGTAGCTGCGTTCTCTCCTGTGCAGGTAAAAAACGTGGTACCAAATGTCTCCAGGTCCTGCCTGGTCcagcagcctcccctccccactccacactttcatttctttctctgccAGGTTTTTCCGGGAGCTGACAGAGCTGAAGACCTTCGCAAACTATTCCACCTGCGACCGCAGCAACCTGGCCGACTGGCTGGGCGGCGTCGACCCCAAGTTCCGCCAGTACACGTACAACCTGCTGACGTGCGGCATCAACCGCAACTTCTTGCACCGGGTGacggagcagcagctgcaggaggactGTCACATCAACACGGGCTTCCACCGCGTCCGCATCCTCACTGCTGCACGGGGTGCGGGTCCTGCTCGCTGCGCCAGAGCAGGAGGGTGGGGACAAGTATTGAGGGTTGTTTGGCATGAGCTGTTGGGTATTTTTAACTTGTGGTTGCTGTTTGTTCTGCCTAGAAACGCTTCACTCCCCTATAACGCTGCAAACTGCCTCGGATGGGACTGATGTATTTATCAGCTACCGGAGGAGCACCGGGTCGCAGCTGGCCAGGTGAGTCCTGCAGGTAACAGCACGGTGCTGGGCTGCAGCCCAGAGTGAAGGCTggcgatcatagaatcatagaatcatagaatggtttgggttggaaggaacattccaagcccatccagtgccacccctgccatgagcagggacatcttcaccagctcaggttgctcagagccccgtccagcctggcctgggatgtccccagggatggttcatccaccacgtctctggccaacctggtacagtgtttcaccaccctcagcataaaaCACAAGTTGTGGGAAGAGTGTGGAGCCAGGAGAGCtgcagcagggaggaaggagaggctgCCAAAAGCTGTGATGCAAACGGGGACAGCACGTGCCGTAAGCTGTGTGGTGGACGGGCTAATTCCCAGTCCTGTCACTGCCACCCTGTCCCTCTTTGTCACTGACTTACTCTTTTCCACGCTGTCCTCTCTGGGAACCTCTTCACTGCTCCTCTGTCTCATCACAGCTTGGCCAACATAGTGGGAAAGCGTACAAAACCCGGGTGCTGGCATCAGCTCTCCTCATGGTGCTGTGCCCTCTTGCCACCAGCCTGCTGAAGGTCCACCTGCAGCTGCACGGCTTCAGCGTGTTCATCGATGTGGAGAAGCTGGAGGCGGGGAAGTTTGAGGACAAGCTGATCCAGAGCGTCATGAGCGCCCGCAATTTTGTGCTGGTCCTTTCACCAAACGCGCTGGATAAATGCATGGGAGACCCCGAGTGCAAGGACTGGGTGCACAAGGTAGGAGATGCCATCACATGGGAGCTTGGTGAATGCTGGAGCAGAAAAGGGCTGGTGATGGGCTGACATGGGCCACGGGTTGAGCATGTGCGCGTTCCCACAGGAGATTGTGACAGCCTTGGACTCTGGAAAGAACATTGTACCTGTTACAGACCATTTTGAGTGGCCTGACCCAGAAACCCTTCCTGAAGACATGAGGGCTGTCCTGAAATTTAATGGTATCAAGTAAGTAACAGGAACCTGTGCCACGTGGTGCCTTGGTACCTGGAGAGAAAAGCTTACATAAGCAGTAACAAAGAACACAAGGCAATTGGGAGAAACAGATGAGGGAGACAAAAGCGGACAAAGGGGAGGTGAGTCACTTGGAGCATTCCTGAACAGAAAGTGAACAAAGGTCCCACCATAACCCTTTGATTGTTTTTGTCCTTGGGGCTCCTCTGGATAAGGGATCCCCTCACTCAGTCACCGCTCAGATGATATCGGTCCTTGTGCCCATCCGTCCAGGCAGGAGGGGTGCTGGAGGGTTTCACAGCTCACTCGGGCTCTGCTCACCTCACTGCCATCCCAGCCCTCTCATAGCCCTCCACCCCAGCAGGGCACGGGGAAGAGGCTTTCCCGAGACATCCAGCGTTCCACCATTGTCCATGGGGAGAAGGCTActggagagctgggctggggagaggggccTCTGGCTCCCGACTCAAACACACCGAGCTGTCTCATGGCATCTTGTGCAATGGAAATATTAACTCAAATTTTCCCTTCAAATGCAGATGGTCCCACGAGTACCAGGAGGCCACAATCGACAAAATCATTCGCTTTCTCCAGGGCCGTTCGTCGCGGGACTCCTCGGCTGGGTCGGAGAATGGCCTGGACTGTTTGCCCTCCCTGGGGCAGACCTAGAACCAGCACAGTGGCCTCATCCCCTCTAGAGACCTTCCAGGTGACCCCTTTTTTATGCAGGTCCAAATTTCTCCCTCTAGATTTTTTTCCCTATCTTAGTACCCTGGCTTGAGACGAGGTCTGTGGCTCATCAACCTCCCCTTCACCCTTCAAATGCAAACCCCTGACGCTAAAAGGCCAGTACTCACTTGTACAGTGCCTGGTGAGCCAAGCCAGGATAGAGTCTGGGATGGACAAGTTGTCTTTCAGGAGCTGACACTGTCCAGGCCCCAAAAAGGGCTGCAGCTTCCCCCAGAAGCGTGTCTGAAGAGGAGGGATCTTCCAAGGACCAAAAACTGGGGAATTGGTGAGGGCGCATGGCAAGAGGAGACGGGAGATGGAAGAGCAGTGGAGAGGGAACGGTCTGTAAGCATCGTGTGGCCTCTGCTGGGTGCCGCGGGAACGTCGTTGTGGTCAGGAGCTGAGAGCAGGAAAGGGCAAATAAAAGCTAAGCCATACCAAAATCCCCGTGTTTGGGAAAGATAACGCACAGAGGCCTTTTGAactgctcagcagcagctttCCCTTTCCCAGTAATGTCCGTTTATCACACGAGCTTACTCGCTCCTCAAGCGCCTTTCACCTCCTAATGCTGCAAAACCACTTTGTGCTCTTAACTCTGGCTATGGAAGTTTGGGTTTAGATCATGTGAAGGTTCAGCAGAGTCTTTGcaaaaagtacttttaaaaacaAGCTCCTTTCCTCCATCTGATATCCCAGCTTCGCCACTTTATCAGGAGGCTGGATTGTGAGTCTGGAAAAACATATATCCATGCACATCCAGAGATGCCGATTGCTGTACTATACTTGTAGCTATTTACGCTGGTTGTACTTTATTCTGTTGTTGGTGCTCCACAGCAGATCTCCTGTGGTCTGTTCCTTCACACAGCATCTCTTTGCTGATGAGCACCCACCCCTTGCTGAGCTCCTCAGGGTTGTTCCTACTCTCTGCTGGATGCACCAACCAGCAATTGTTTCTTTCTGCCAACCTCTTCTCAACACCCACCAGGTCTTTTTGCAGCTACTCACCTTGAAACATCAGGAAAGAGCGAGGTCGATGCGAAGGGCAGGTGGAGGCTGGTAGGTGTGAGGAACCACAGGCACCCTGACCCAGCTCCCTGAATTCTGCACTCCCAGCCCCGTCCCGCTGCTCACACCTGCTCAGAAGCTCAGCAGGCTTCTCAACAATGCCTTGTTTTGTAATTAGGACCAGAAATCGCAGCTCCTACCTGagcttgtcttcttttttttccaacataAAGTAAATAATGCAGCAAGACGTCCTTGTTCAGACACGCGCAGGTAAGGAGAGCGAgctgtgcccagggcacaccAGCCTGCCCTGACGCTGCAGAAGCAGCAAGTTCCTCTGCCTGTCTGTGCTCAAGAAATCAACTCTTTCAGGAGGTAATGAGGGGTCTCAGCCACCTTGTCCTCCTCCTGGCTCCTCCCAGAGCCTCGCTGCTTGCTTTGACTGTAGGAACACAAACATGCTTCCTTTTGGCTCAGATCCATGAacatttgagggaaaaaaaaaaagtttaatttttgtGCTTAAGCACAGTTTTATGGATAGTTCTTATCAGCTCACGGTTAATAGCATCTTTACTCTCCACTGAAAGTTTAATGGCTGCATCTGCCCAGCatttatcagaaataaaaatctATCTAATCTCCAGATTAAATAACAGGCAGGCAGCAGATGAGCCCAAAGGTGAATCTGTGGAAGGATAAAAGGCACTTGCAAGCTGTTTCAGAGAAAGGCTTGAGTACCTGATGGGATGTCAAGGCCTCCATGGCCACTGAG
Encoded proteins:
- the SARM1 gene encoding NAD(+) hydrolase SARM1, which codes for MVLTLLISLYKLCRFFAMAGVERLAVPECVSQAGSWAGGGSSWEHREVSPGVNSDVRAALDRILPALHRAIARAKQAAGPAELRKAIAEVFQLVEEAWGMPTLGRDVAKAVCDVIRLEGGLDLLLNLLYTAELETKCQAGKLLEQILVAENRDRIARIGLGVILNLAKQRDVPQLAQSVSGILEHMFKHTEETCFELISDGGLDAILYWCRWTDPIVLRHCAMALANCAMYGGQANQRLMIEKRTAEWLFPLVFSRDDELIRLHACLAITVLATNKEIEKEVERSGTLALVEPFIASLDPEQFACEMLGSSDNRQGRTADDLQRLVALLDSSRLEAQCIAAFYLCMEAAIKTRQKKAKIFSEIGATQSLKRVVCYSTSSTTSSLAKKVLRMIGEEVPRRILPTVPNWKPCEVQTWLQQIGFNKYCQSFLDHQVDGDILLRLTEEELQEDLGMDSSITRKRFFRELTELKTFANYSTCDRSNLADWLGGVDPKFRQYTYNLLTCGINRNFLHRVTEQQLQEDCHINTGFHRVRILTAARETLHSPITLQTASDGTDVFISYRRSTGSQLASLLKVHLQLHGFSVFIDVEKLEAGKFEDKLIQSVMSARNFVLVLSPNALDKCMGDPECKDWVHKEIVTALDSGKNIVPVTDHFEWPDPETLPEDMRAVLKFNGIKWSHEYQEATIDKIIRFLQGRSSRDSSAGSENGLDCLPSLGQT